The following are from one region of the Diceros bicornis minor isolate mBicDic1 chromosome 37, mDicBic1.mat.cur, whole genome shotgun sequence genome:
- the LOC131399230 gene encoding LOW QUALITY PROTEIN: olfactory receptor 2T27-like (The sequence of the model RefSeq protein was modified relative to this genomic sequence to represent the inferred CDS: substituted 1 base at 1 genomic stop codon), producing MDLDQKNETSTDFILLGLFPWFRHPYFLILIILLIYAIACTGNSTLIFLIWLDSHLHTPMYFLLSQLSLIDLAYISSTVPKMVINYFTGRKNISYFACATQLFFFLTLGLAECILLTLMAYDRYMTICNPLRYTVLLSPKVCLQMAASAWIGGTLAALVHTIYPISFPICGSREINHYFCEMPAILRLSCVDISAYEMVKFVSTIVFLLVPFILILASYTLIFLCVLRMSSCKSKNKALATCSSHLTVVSLYFGQAIFIYMTPTSFHTPEQDQIGAVLGTIVTPMLNPLIYSLRNKEVVGALRKCMGRCCSXENAQFLQCHCQKCSFLHIKSSYGHWIVVLEM from the coding sequence ATGGACCTGGACCAGAAGAATGAAACATCAACTGACTTCATCCTCCTGGGGCTCTTTCCCTGGTTCAGACATCCCTACTTCCTCATCCTCATCATCCTCCTCATATATGCTATTGCCTGTACTGGAAACTCCACACTAATCTTCCTCATCTGGCTGGACTCCCACCTCCACACTCCCATGTACTTCCTGCTCAGTCAGCTCTCCCTCATAGACCTGGCTTACATATCTAGCACAGTCCCCAAGATGGTCATCAACTACTTCACTGGGAGGAAGAACATTTCCTATTTTGCCTGTGCCACTCAGCtctttttcttcctaacccttgGCCTTGCTGAATGCATCCTGCTGACTctcatggcctatgaccgctatatGACTATCTGCAATCCCCTGAGATACACAGTCCTCCTGAGCCCCAAGGTCTGTCTCCAGATGGCTGCTTCAGCTTGGATTGGGGGAACACTTGCTGCCCTTGTACACACTATCTACCCAATTAGTTTTCCTATCTGTGGTTCTAGGGAGATTAACCATTACTTTTGTGAGATGCCTGCCATCCTGAGACTATCTTGTGTGGATATATCAGCCTATGAGATGGTGAAATTTGTGTCAACCATTGTGTTTCTCCTGGTCCCATTTATTCTCATCCTGGCCTCCTACACTCTCATCTTCCTCTGTGTCCTCAGAATGAGCTCTTGCAAGAGCAAGAACAAAGCCCTGGCCACATGTTCCTCCCACCTGACAGTGGTGAGTCTCTACTTTGGTCAGGCCATCTTCATATATATGACACCAACCTCTTTCCATACACCTGAGCAAGACCAAATTGGAGCTGTGCTTGGCACCATAGTGACTCCTATGCTCAATCCActcatctacagcctgaggaacaaAGAAGTGGTGGGTGCTCTGAGGAAGTGCATGGGGAGGTGTTGCAGTTGAGAAAATGCCCAGTTTCTACAGTGTCACTGTCAGAAATGTTCCTTCCTACATATTAAAAGTAGCTATGGTCACTGGATTGTTGTACTGGAAATGTAA